One genomic window of Gossypium hirsutum isolate 1008001.06 chromosome D11, Gossypium_hirsutum_v2.1, whole genome shotgun sequence includes the following:
- the LOC107945966 gene encoding guanosine deaminase translates to MEEAKVLEAKEGTISVASAFPGHQEAVQDRDHKFLTQAIGEAYKGVECKDGGPFGAVVVRNDEVVVSCHNMVLRNTDPTAHAEVTAIREACKKLNQIELSDCEIYASCEPCPMCFGAIHLSRIKRLVYGAKAEAAIAIGFDDFIADALRGTGFYQKANLEIKQADGTGAVIAEQVFEKTKEKFTLY, encoded by the exons ATGGAAGAGGCAAAGG tgtTGGAAGCTAAAGAAGGAACCATTTCCGTTGCCTCTGCTTTTCCTGGTCATCAAGAAG CTGTACAGGATAGAGATCACAAATTCTTAACACAAGCAATTGGAGAAGCGTATAAAGGGGTTGAATGTAAAGATGGAGGGCCGTTTGGTGCAGTTGTCGTTCGCAATGACGAAGTCGTTGTGAGTTGTCACAACATGGTTTTGAGAAACACTGACCCTACTGCACATGCAGAGGTTACTGCTATTAGAGAG GCATGCAAGAAGCTGAATCAAATTGAGCTCTCGGACTGTGAAATATATGCTTCATGCGAGCCTTGCCCAATGTGCTTCGGTGCTATCCATCTGTCGAGAATCAAG AGGCTGGTTTATGGAGCGAAAGCAGAGGCAGCCATAGCAATAGGATTTGATGATTTCATTGCGGATGCATTGAGAGGTACTGGGTTTTACCAGAAGGCTAATCTGGAGATCAAGCAAGCCGATGGAACAGGTGCTGTCATTGCAGAACAAGTATTTGAGAAGACCAAGGAAAAGTTCACCTTGTATTAA